One Tachysurus fulvidraco isolate hzauxx_2018 chromosome 2, HZAU_PFXX_2.0, whole genome shotgun sequence DNA segment encodes these proteins:
- the LOC113651105 gene encoding histone H2B codes for MPEPAKTAPKKGSKKAVTKTAGKGGKKRRKTRKESYAIYVYKVLKQVHPDTGISSKAMGIMNSFVNDIFERIAGESSRLAHYNKRSTITSREIQTAVRLLLPGELAKHAVSEGTKAVTKYTSSKQ; via the exons ATGCCTGAACCAGCTAAGACCGCGCCCAAGAAGGGTTCCAAGAAAGCCGTGACCAAGACTGCAGGGAAAGGCGGCAAGAAGCGCAGAAAGACCAGGAAGGAGAGTTACGCCATCTACGTGTACAAAGTCCTGAAGCAGGTGCACCCTGATACCGGGATCTCCTCTAAGGCCATGGGCATCATGAACTCGTTCGTCAACGACATTTTTGAGCGCATCGCCGGTGAGTCTTCTCGTCTGGCTCACTACAACAAGCgctccaccatcacctctaGGGAGATCCAGACTGCCGTGCGTCTGTTGCTTCCCGGAGAGTTGGCCAAGCACGCCGTGTCTGAGGGCACAAAGGCCGTCACCAAGTACACCAGCTCCAA GCAATGA
- the LOC113651095 gene encoding tubulin alpha-1B chain-like, whose protein sequence is MRECISIHVGQAGVQIGNACWELYCLEHGIQPDGQMPSDKTIGGGDDSFNTFFSETGAGKHVPRAVFVDLEPTVIDEVRTGIYRQLFHPEQLITGKEDAANNYARGHYTIGKELIDLVLDRCRKLADQCTGLQGFLVFHSFGGGTGSGFTSLLLERLSVDYGKKSKLEFSIYPAPQVSTAVVEPYNSILTTHTTLEHSDCAFMVDNEAIYDICRRNLDIERPTYTNLNRLISQIVSSITASLRFDGALNVDLTEFQTNLVPYPRIHFPLATYAPVISAEKAYHEQLSVAEITNACFEPANQMVKCDPRHGKYMACCLLYRGDVVPKDVNAAIGNIKTKRSIQFVDWCPTGFKVGINYQPPTVVPGGDLAKVQRAVCMLSNTTAIAEAWARLDHKFDLMYAKRAFVHWYVGEGMEEGEFSEAREDTAALEKDYEEVGVDSIEGEGEEEGEEY, encoded by the exons ATG CGTGAGTGCATCTCTATCCATGTGGGTCAGGCTGGTGTCCAGATTGGTAATGCCTGCTGGGAACTCTACTGTCTTGAACACGGCATCCAGCCGGACGGACAGATGCCCAGCGACAAAACCATTGGAGGTGGAGACGATTCCTTCAACACTTTCTTTAGTGAGACTGGAGCTGGAAAACACGTCCCCAGGGCTGTgtttgtggatctggagcctactGTTATAG atGAGGTGCGTACTGGAATTTACCGCCAGCTGTTTCACCCTGAGCAGCTCATCACAGGAAAGGAGGACGCTGCTAACAACTATGCTCGTGGTCACTACACCATTGGCAAGGAGCTGATTGACCTGGTACTGGACAGGTGCCGAAAACTG GCTGATCAGTGTACAGGGCTCCAGGGTTTCCTGGTTTTCCACAGCTTTGGTGGAGGAACCGGTTCTGGTTTCACCTCCTTGCTGTTGGAACGTCTGTCTGTTGACTACGGTAAGAAGTCTAAGCTGGAGTTCTCCATCTACCCAGCTCCCCAGGTGTCTACAGCTGTGGTGGAGCCCTACAACTCCATcctgacaacacacaccaccctaGAGCACTCCGACTGTGCCTTTATGGTAGACAATGAAGCCATCTATGACATTTGCCGTAGGAACCTAGATATTGAGCGTCCTACTTACACCAATCTCAATAGGCTTATTAGCCAGATTGTGTCCTCAATCACTGCCTCTCTCCGTTTCGATGGTGCCCTCAATGTCGATCTTACTGAATTCCAGACCAACTTGGTGCCCTACCCCCGTATTCATTTCCCACTGGCCACCTATGCTCCAGTAATCTCTGCAGAGAAGGCTTACCACGAGCAGCTCTCTGTGGCCGAAATCACAAACGCCTGCTTTGAGCCTGCCAATCAGATGGTAAAATGTGACCCACGTCATGGCAAGTACATGGCCTGCTGCCTGCTTTACCGTGGCGATGTGGTGCCCAAAGATGTGAATGCTGCTATCGGCAACATAAAGACAAAGCGCAGCATCCAGTTTGTGGATTGGTGTCCCACTGGGTTCAAGGTGGGCATCAACTACCAGCCCCCCACCGTGGTTCCAGGTGGAGACCTGGCCAAGGTGCAGAGGGCCGTCTGCATGCTGAGCAACACCACAGCCATTGCCGAGGCCTGGGCCCGTCTCGATCACAAGTTTGATCTGATGTACGCCAAGCGTGCCTTCGTGCACTGGTATGTGGGTGAAGGTATGGAGGAGGGTGAGTTCTCTGAGGCCAGAGAGGACACTGCGGCCCTGGAGAAGGATTATGAAGAAGTTGGTGTTGACTCCATTGAAGGTGAGGGAGAAGAAGAGGGAGAGGagtattaa
- the LOC113651098 gene encoding histone H1-like, which produces MAEVAPAPTVVPAKAPKKKAASRTKKTGPSVGELIVKAVSSSKERSGVSLPALKKALAAGGYDVEKNNSRVKLAVKGLVTKGTLVQTKGTGASGSFKLNKKQTEVKKPAKKAAPKTTKAAAKKPAASKKPKKVAAKKLAAKKSPKKTKKPVAAAKKATKSPKKAAKKPATPKKAAKSPKKAAKKPATPKKVKAVKPKTAKPKAVKAKKAPKKK; this is translated from the coding sequence atggctgaAGTCGCTCCCGCTCCCACCGTCGTGCCGGCTAAAGCGCCCAAGAAGAAGGCAGCTTCGAGGACCAAGAAAACAGGCCCTAGCGTCGGTGAGCTCATCGTCAAAGCGGTTTCCTCGTCCAAAGAGAGGAGCGGCGTGTCTCTTCCCGCCCTGAAGAAAGCTTTGGCTGCCGGCGGATACGACGTGGAGAAGAACAACTCTCGCGTCAAGCTCGCCGTCAAGGGCCTCGTTACTAAAGGCACCCTGGTGCAGACCAAAGGCACCGGCGCGTCTGGATCTTTCAAGCTGAACAAGAAGCAGACCGAAGTTAAGAAGCCTGCAAAGAAAGCCGCGCCCAAAACGACAAAGGCGGCCGCCAAAAAACCCGCCGCGTCTAAGAAGCCCAAGAAAGTAGCGGCCAAGAAACTTGCAGCCAAGAAGTCTCCCAAGAAGACGAAGAAGCCCGTTGCTGCCGCCAAGAAAGCCACCAAAAGCCCCAAGAAGGCAGCCAAAAAGCCGGCGACCCCCAAGAAGGCAGCCAAGAGCCCCAAGAAGGCAGCCAAAAAGCCGGCGACCCCCAAAAaggtaaaggctgtaaagcccaAGACTGCAAAGCCCAAAGCGGTGAAGGCCAAAAAGGCTCCCAAGAAGAAGTAA